The Balearica regulorum gibbericeps isolate bBalReg1 chromosome 12, bBalReg1.pri, whole genome shotgun sequence genome includes a region encoding these proteins:
- the SLC24A5 gene encoding sodium/potassium/calcium exchanger 5 isoform X1, whose translation MRAGARRRAARMVLLLVLLSLPGWQPPRGARAQRLAADAENRTGCVPSSSEFPEGFFTPQERKDGGIVIYFIIILYMFLAVSIVCDDYFLPSLEIISECLGLSQDVAGATFMAAGSSAPELVTAFLGVFMTRGDIGVSTILGSAIYNLLGISAACGLFSSVVSRLSCWPLFRDCLAYTISVAAVLAMISDNRIYWYESASLLLIYGCYILVLCFDIKINQYLMKKFSPCCTCFTKAMEENAEQQPLVGWREESGPLICQQSRTDSGIFQDELDYSQLSTSLHRLDEISEDHPSVFTMPEADMKRILWVLSLPIITLLYLTIPDCRRQFWRNWFMVTFLISAAWISAITYVLVWMVTIAGETLGIPESVMGLTLLAAGTSVPDTVASVLVAQKGNGDMAMSNIVGSNVFDMLCLGIPWFIKTAFINTSEPAEVNSSGLTYTAISLICSVVFIFLAVHLNGWKIDKKLGAICLVLYLVFTILSILYELGIIGNNPTRVCGN comes from the exons ATGCGAGCGGGCGCGCGGCGGCGCGCGGCGCGGATGGTGCTGCTGCTAGTGCTGCTGTCGCTGCCGGGCTGGCAGCCGCCGCGGGGGGCGCGGGCCCAGCGCCTCGCTGCAGACGCAG aaaacaggacGGGTTGCGTCCCTTCTTCATCGGAGTTTCCTGAAGGATTTTTTACACCGCAGGAGAGAAAGGATGGAGGAATCGTTATCTATTTCATAATTATACTTTACATGTTTTTGGCTGTGTCCATTGTGTGTGATGACTACTTCCTACCTTCTCTAGAGATCATCAGTGAAT GCCTTGGCCTCTCTCAGGATGTTGCGGGAGCAACTTTTATGGCTGCTGGAAGCTCTGCTCCAGAGCTTGTCACTGCTTTTCTAG GAGTCTTCATGACAAGGGGAGATATCGGTGTCAGCACCATCCTTGGATCAGCAATCTATAATCTTCTTGGTATTTCTGCAGCTTGTGGGCTGTTTTCCAGCGTG GTTTCGAGGCTATCCTGTTGGCCGCTGTTTAGAGACTGTCTGGCATATACAATTAGTGTAGCGGCGGTCCTTGCGATGATATCTGACAACAGAATTTACTG GTATGAAAGCGCATCCTTATTATTGATATACGGGTGTTATATTCTGGTACTATGTTTTGACATTAAAATCAATCAATACCTCATGAAAAAGTTCAGTCCCTGCTGTACGTGTTTTACAAAAGCTATGGAAGAGAATGCTGAGCAGCAGCCACTGGTTGGATGGAGGGAAGAGAGTGGACCTCTAATTTGTCAACAGTCAAGAACAGACAGCGGAATTTTTCAAGATGAGCTGGACTACTCTCAACTTTCAACAAGCCTGCACAGGCTTGACGAAATCTCTGAAG ATCATCCAAGCGTCTTCACCATGCCTGAAGCAGATATGAAGAGAATTTTGTGGGTGTTATCCCTTCCTATTATTACACTACTCTATTTGACTATACCAGATTGCAGAAGACAGTTTTGGAGGAACTGGTTCATggtgacatttttaatttcagcagcaTGGATTTCTGCAATAACTTATGTTCTTGTATGGATGGTAACAATAGCAG GTGAAACACTGGGAATTCCAGAATCAGTAATGGGTCTCACATTACTAGCAGCAGGAACAAGCGTACCAGATACAGTTGCAAGCGTGCTGGTGGCTCAAAAAG GAAATGGAGATATGGCTATGTCTAACATTGTAGGATCCAACGTATTTGATATGCTCTGTTTGGGAATACCCTGGTTTATAAAAACTGCCTTCATAAATACATCAGAACCCGCAGAAGTGAACAGCAGTGGTTTGACATACACAGCCATTTCTCTTATCTgttctgtggtttttatttttctagcagTTCACCTAAATGGCTGGAAAATAGATAAAAAATTGGGAGCAATTTGTCTTGTACTGTACTTAGTATTTACTATATTATCAATTTTATATGAACTTGGCATCATAGGGAACAATCCTACAAGGGTCTGTGGTAACTAA
- the SLC24A5 gene encoding sodium/potassium/calcium exchanger 5 isoform X2, which translates to MFLAVSIVCDDYFLPSLEIISECLGLSQDVAGATFMAAGSSAPELVTAFLGVFMTRGDIGVSTILGSAIYNLLGISAACGLFSSVVSRLSCWPLFRDCLAYTISVAAVLAMISDNRIYWYESASLLLIYGCYILVLCFDIKINQYLMKKFSPCCTCFTKAMEENAEQQPLVGWREESGPLICQQSRTDSGIFQDELDYSQLSTSLHRLDEISEDHPSVFTMPEADMKRILWVLSLPIITLLYLTIPDCRRQFWRNWFMVTFLISAAWISAITYVLVWMVTIAGETLGIPESVMGLTLLAAGTSVPDTVASVLVAQKGNGDMAMSNIVGSNVFDMLCLGIPWFIKTAFINTSEPAEVNSSGLTYTAISLICSVVFIFLAVHLNGWKIDKKLGAICLVLYLVFTILSILYELGIIGNNPTRVCGN; encoded by the exons ATGTTTTTGGCTGTGTCCATTGTGTGTGATGACTACTTCCTACCTTCTCTAGAGATCATCAGTGAAT GCCTTGGCCTCTCTCAGGATGTTGCGGGAGCAACTTTTATGGCTGCTGGAAGCTCTGCTCCAGAGCTTGTCACTGCTTTTCTAG GAGTCTTCATGACAAGGGGAGATATCGGTGTCAGCACCATCCTTGGATCAGCAATCTATAATCTTCTTGGTATTTCTGCAGCTTGTGGGCTGTTTTCCAGCGTG GTTTCGAGGCTATCCTGTTGGCCGCTGTTTAGAGACTGTCTGGCATATACAATTAGTGTAGCGGCGGTCCTTGCGATGATATCTGACAACAGAATTTACTG GTATGAAAGCGCATCCTTATTATTGATATACGGGTGTTATATTCTGGTACTATGTTTTGACATTAAAATCAATCAATACCTCATGAAAAAGTTCAGTCCCTGCTGTACGTGTTTTACAAAAGCTATGGAAGAGAATGCTGAGCAGCAGCCACTGGTTGGATGGAGGGAAGAGAGTGGACCTCTAATTTGTCAACAGTCAAGAACAGACAGCGGAATTTTTCAAGATGAGCTGGACTACTCTCAACTTTCAACAAGCCTGCACAGGCTTGACGAAATCTCTGAAG ATCATCCAAGCGTCTTCACCATGCCTGAAGCAGATATGAAGAGAATTTTGTGGGTGTTATCCCTTCCTATTATTACACTACTCTATTTGACTATACCAGATTGCAGAAGACAGTTTTGGAGGAACTGGTTCATggtgacatttttaatttcagcagcaTGGATTTCTGCAATAACTTATGTTCTTGTATGGATGGTAACAATAGCAG GTGAAACACTGGGAATTCCAGAATCAGTAATGGGTCTCACATTACTAGCAGCAGGAACAAGCGTACCAGATACAGTTGCAAGCGTGCTGGTGGCTCAAAAAG GAAATGGAGATATGGCTATGTCTAACATTGTAGGATCCAACGTATTTGATATGCTCTGTTTGGGAATACCCTGGTTTATAAAAACTGCCTTCATAAATACATCAGAACCCGCAGAAGTGAACAGCAGTGGTTTGACATACACAGCCATTTCTCTTATCTgttctgtggtttttatttttctagcagTTCACCTAAATGGCTGGAAAATAGATAAAAAATTGGGAGCAATTTGTCTTGTACTGTACTTAGTATTTACTATATTATCAATTTTATATGAACTTGGCATCATAGGGAACAATCCTACAAGGGTCTGTGGTAACTAA